In Bacillota bacterium, the sequence AATTCCCCGAAAATTGGTGGCATGATGAATGATCAAGCCCCAGCTTTTAGAGGTGGGGTCACCCAACCCTAAAAAGGAAAGCCCGGCCTCAGACACGATTGCCCTTCCCGTAAGCCTGATCATATTCACCGCCACCACAGGGAAGACCTCCGGGAGAAAGTGCCTCCACATTAAATACCAGGCGCCGGCACCATATGTTTCCGCCGATTTGATGTAACTCTGTTCTTTTAACATCAAGATTTGAGAACGGGCAATTCTTGCGGGGAAAACCCACGAAAACAGGGCCAGCACCAAAATAATATTCAAAAGGCTTGGACCCAAAAAGGCTGCCAGCACAATCATCAGCGGAAAATCCGGCAGCACAATCATAACATCAATTAACCTCATTAAAACCTTATCGGGCCACCCGCCCAGGTATCCTGAAACAATACCAATCAAGCCGCCGCCTAAGCCTGCCAGTAAAGCTGTCCCAAAACCCACGAGCAAGCTGACCCTGGCCCCGTAACATATCTGGGACCAGAGGTCAATACCAAGCTCATCGGTTCCTAAAGGATGCCCCCCTCCGGGCGGCGAGAGCGGTGGTCCGGAGGGGATATTATGAGGATGTATTGAAATACAGGGAGCAAAAAGAGCTATCAGGAGAACGGCGAAAATCACCACAAGACCGGCTATTCCCGGCAGCGAAAATTCTTTTACCAACTCGATTATTTTTACCGACAACTCGGGACTGCCCCCTCAAACCTTTTCTCTTTTGGCTTCTACTCCGCATCACCGACCCGCGGGTCAAGTTTTTTGTAAACTAAATCAGCAAAGAAATTCGCCGTTAAAACACATATGGTTACTACCAGAAAAATCCCCTGGATAACTGGATAATCATGAAACTTTACCGATTCTCGCATTAAATGCCCCAGCCCCGGATAAGCAAAAACATTTTCCACAAGTATGGCGCCACCCACAAGAGAACCAAGGCTTAAGAACACGCGTGTTACTATAGGAAGCAGGGCATTTCTCAGAGCATGACGAAAAATGATCCGTCTTTTGGGAAGTCCTTTTGCCCAGGCAGTACGCAGGTAATCCTTTTCCAATACCGTTACCATGCTATTTCTGGCAAGCAAATACATGCCGCCCAGGTGGGCAATGGTTAGAGCAACCACCGGTAAAAAAGCATGGTGTAAAATATCCAAAAGCTTTTCCCACCAGCCATGATAATCGATAAAGTGGGTTATCGCTCCTGATAATGGGAACAGGCCCAGCCCCGCGGCGAATGTAAAAAGAAGCATAAGCCCCAAGAGAAAGGCCGGAATTTCCGAGAGAAAAATCATATTTAAAAACAAGAGTCTATCCAGCCATTTCTCCCGGTACCAGGCAGATATGCTGCCCAAAATAACGCCGATGCCGGTGCTAAATACAACCGCCGCAATTACCATAAATGCCGTCCATGGTAGCCGGCGCAGGATAATCTGGCTTACCGGCTCCTTGTAATACAAACTGTACCCTAAATTCCCGCGGAATAACTCCCAGATATAAGACAGATACTGCTCACCAAGAGGCCTGTCCAGACCGTAGTAGTGAAAGAAAAACTGCCTCTGCTCTTCGCTCAGCACGACTTCCTCATTTTCCGGATCAGCCGAGGTGAGCACCAGGAAGGGATCGCCCGGTATTATCCTGGGGAGAAGAAAGTTTAAGGTGATCACAAGCCAGAGGGTGATGCCGTATTCCAGGAGCTTCGAACCTCTCTTCCGCCGCATATTGTACCGGCCTCCCCGCACTTGCATGCTTTATCTATTCTGGCACCCCCTTCACCCGTCGCCTGGATAACTTTTCTGCCGGTAGCCGCGACAGGAATTCAGGGGAGAGCGGAGCTCCCCCCTTCACCAGATAAACTCTCTAGATAAACTCCCTTGAGCTGCCAGAACCCTTCTTCGCTGCTTCTATACCACGCGGATCTAACCGTCATTAGCCAGAACTGGACCAAGAAGAAGGTGTTCTGTTCCTCCCCCTCAGTCGTCCACAAAGTTTTCCCGGCTGTCGCTGTGATAGGTTTCCTGGCTCCAACCGTCGTATACCGAAGGCCGGTGCACCGCCAAGGAGTTTTTATAATATAAAGTAAGCTTGGGCAGGTCTTCAGCCACGATTTGCTGCAGCTCGGCCATCAGTTGCCGGCGCTTTTTAGGATCGGTTTCTTTCTCCTGGGCGGAATACAACCTGTCGACCTCCGGGTTATGGTAACCGATCACTGCTGCGGTGGTAGTTGTAGCCCTGGCCTTGCTTTTACTGGTTATCTCCTTTAGGTCTTCCCCGCCGCCGCTGCCGTTGATGCAGAGCTCAAAGTCTCCCTCCTTAAAGCGGGCGTCCCTCGTCTTCATATCGACAGCCTTCACGTTGATCTCCACACCTATCAGGGCCAGCTGCTGCTTGATCAGTTCTGCCAGGCGGGCGCTTCCCTCGTCGGCCAGCAACTGGAAGCTCAACTTCTTCCCGCGACTGCTCTCCCGTACCCCGTCGCCGTCGGTGTCCTTATAGCCCAGGCCATTTAAGAGGTCTTCCGCTTTCTGCCGGTTATAAGGGTATTGAGGCACCTGGGGATTGTAAAGCTTGTTGTTGGGGTGCAGCACGCCAGGGTTCCCCGGCACCGCAGCGCCGCGCTCCACCTTTTCCACCAACTCCTGGCGGTTAATGGCATAGGCCAGGGCCTGGCGGAAAACCTTGTCAGCCAGTTCCGGCCGCCGCTTCATATTAAAATAAAGCCGGTAGGCCCACGTGGTCTCATAGCGCATGACCCGGTACTCTGGATTATTTTCGAACCGGGGCAAAAGGTCGGGCGGAATTGTGATCCGGTCGACTTCCCCCTGCTCGAAAGCCAGGACCTCCTCGCTCACCGGAACAAACTCGATCACCTTAACGCGCGGCTTGCTCCCCCAGAAGTCTTGATTGACCTCAAATCGATACGTGCCGTGCTCCTTGCTGTAATCAGTCAACCTGTAAGGTCCCGATCCCACTGCGGCCTCGGGAGCAACGAAGTTATAGGGATCGGTGACTTTTTCCCAGATGTGCTTCGGGATAATGGTGAAACTTGCCAGGTTGGCCAAAAAACGGGGTTCCGGCTGGCCAAGCTCTATCCTCAGCGTCTGGCCGTCCACGGCCTCCACTTTTCTTACAGCAGAAAGATCAGCAGCACTGACTGGGGGGTACTGCTTCTGGTATTCATAGCTGAAAGCCACGTCTTCGGCTGTGAGCAGCTGGCCGTCGTGCCACTTTACTCCGGGCCGGAGCTTAAAGGTGTAGACCAGGCCGTCCTCGCTGACCTGCCAATCAGCGGCCAGTCTGGGAAGGATCTTACCCTCGGCATCGCTGGCCACGAGGGTATCGAAAATCAGGCGCATCTTGCGAGAACCTGGACCTCTGGAATAATGGGCAAAAGGTGTCGGGTATCCCCAATCTCCTCCTCCTAACCTGATTGTGTCTGCTTGCTGTTTTTTCTCACTTTTTACCAAATCAGCTTTTTGTTCACTTGATGCCTGATCTTTTCCGCAACCGAACAGAGCAACACTTAAAGAAAAAACCAAAAGCATAATCAAGATAAATAATGAGTTTTTCCTCCGCATCCCTCACACCCCCAATTTCAGTCGTAATAATTTGCGTAGTCAGTCATCCAGCAACCACGTCATTGACGCGCCACAGCATCATCCCCCAGCAGCCTCCAGTCTCCTGTTGAAAGACGCCATCTCGGGCATGTTCTCTAACGTACTCTTCTATCACCTGTCTGACCTCTGGGGTTATGTCCATATAATTCCAGAAAAACCTGGTCAACTCCTCAATCGCCTCCTCCATTCTGTGTTCCCGCATGCGGCGATTGGCAACAAAGCGGAGATTGGGACGGTAACCCATGGCATAAAGCAAACCGAAAGGATATAAAATGTCCCCCGGGTTACCTCCTATGTCTTCGTTAAAGAACCGCTGCCAGAGATCGCGGTGCGCTCGCCCCCAACGCTGGCCGGAAAAAGCGCTTAGATAACAATAACCTCTTGAGGCCTTAATCATTTTCTCCAGCGTTTCCGGGTCCTGTACCCCGGGCGTCATCGAAGCAAACACCAGATCAAACTGACCGGTCATTCCTTCCTCTTCCACCCGAACTTCCTGCCAGGTTCGCTGTA encodes:
- a CDS encoding ABC transporter permease, whose amino-acid sequence is MSVKIIELVKEFSLPGIAGLVVIFAVLLIALFAPCISIHPHNIPSGPPLSPPGGGHPLGTDELGIDLWSQICYGARVSLLVGFGTALLAGLGGGLIGIVSGYLGGWPDKVLMRLIDVMIVLPDFPLMIVLAAFLGPSLLNIILVLALFSWVFPARIARSQILMLKEQSYIKSAETYGAGAWYLMWRHFLPEVFPVVAVNMIRLTGRAIVSEAGLSFLGLGDPTSKSWGLIIHHATNFRGIYYTDFWKWWLLYPWLTLTAMVISLAFVSRDLERIADPRMGR
- a CDS encoding ABC transporter permease, coding for MRRKRGSKLLEYGITLWLVITLNFLLPRIIPGDPFLVLTSADPENEEVVLSEEQRQFFFHYYGLDRPLGEQYLSYIWELFRGNLGYSLYYKEPVSQIILRRLPWTAFMVIAAVVFSTGIGVILGSISAWYREKWLDRLLFLNMIFLSEIPAFLLGLMLLFTFAAGLGLFPLSGAITHFIDYHGWWEKLLDILHHAFLPVVALTIAHLGGMYLLARNSMVTVLEKDYLRTAWAKGLPKRRIIFRHALRNALLPIVTRVFLSLGSLVGGAILVENVFAYPGLGHLMRESVKFHDYPVIQGIFLVVTICVLTANFFADLVYKKLDPRVGDAE
- a CDS encoding diguanylate phosphodiesterase, producing the protein MRRKNSLFILIMLLVFSLSVALFGCGKDQASSEQKADLVKSEKKQQADTIRLGGGDWGYPTPFAHYSRGPGSRKMRLIFDTLVASDAEGKILPRLAADWQVSEDGLVYTFKLRPGVKWHDGQLLTAEDVAFSYEYQKQYPPVSAADLSAVRKVEAVDGQTLRIELGQPEPRFLANLASFTIIPKHIWEKVTDPYNFVAPEAAVGSGPYRLTDYSKEHGTYRFEVNQDFWGSKPRVKVIEFVPVSEEVLAFEQGEVDRITIPPDLLPRFENNPEYRVMRYETTWAYRLYFNMKRRPELADKVFRQALAYAINRQELVEKVERGAAVPGNPGVLHPNNKLYNPQVPQYPYNRQKAEDLLNGLGYKDTDGDGVRESSRGKKLSFQLLADEGSARLAELIKQQLALIGVEINVKAVDMKTRDARFKEGDFELCINGSGGGEDLKEITSKSKARATTTTAAVIGYHNPEVDRLYSAQEKETDPKKRRQLMAELQQIVAEDLPKLTLYYKNSLAVHRPSVYDGWSQETYHSDSRENFVDD
- a CDS encoding class I SAM-dependent methyltransferase, which codes for MRRRRCRNGSEMIENWNRRAQCYAQRTSEQNARERQKMVIAMLEKEGALRPGFSVLDIGAGPGNYTIPFARLCRQVTAVEPAAEMVRILKDKVAAEQLENVRIIQRTWQEVRVEEEGMTGQFDLVFASMTPGVQDPETLEKMIKASRGYCYLSAFSGQRWGRAHRDLWQRFFNEDIGGNPGDILYPFGLLYAMGYRPNLRFVANRRMREHRMEEAIEELTRFFWNYMDITPEVRQVIEEYVREHARDGVFQQETGGCWGMMLWRVNDVVAG